A window of Rhizobium sp. CC-YZS058 genomic DNA:
GCGCCGGTCGCGATAGGCCTTCGTCAGGCCCCGCGCGATGAGCGTGCCGTCATAGCGCGCCTTCTCGGTCGTCGACAAAGGATCGGGGGCGCCTGAAGGCGCATCGGGCGCCTTGCGCTTGCGGAGGGAGGGAAGGGCCACGGTCTGTCTGGCTGTCCTGGATGGTCCGGTGGATCAGTTGGTCTTCTGGGACTTCGGGTCGAGCTGGATCTGCACGCGCCCGCCGCAGGCCTCAAGCTGGGCCTCGCCGGTGGCCATGCTGACATTGAGCTGGCAGCCGGTGAAGACGTTCTTGCCTTCCGAGAGAACCACCTGCTTGCCTTTCAAGACCAGCGTCTGCTGCGCCATGTTGAACTGGCCGGAATCGGCAGTGGCCTGCTGCGTGCCGGACTGGAGGAATACCTTCCTGTCGACCTCGATCCGGTCGATCTGCGCGTTGCCGCCGGAAATCGAGCCGCCGCCGGCCTTGTAATAGACGACCATGTTGCCGGCCTGCAGCGTGGTGGCGCCCTGCACCACCTTGACGTTGCCGGTAAAGATCGCCTTGCTCTCCGGGTCCTTGATCTCCAACTTGTCGCTTTCGATCTGGATCGGCTGGTCGTTCGACAGCTTCAGCCCGCTCATGCGGCTGTTCGTCTGCTGCGCCAGCGCGGGCGCGGCCGCGGCGACAAGCGCAACTGCGAAAGGCATGGCTTTCGTCAAGGCATTCCGGGAAAAGCGATAGGCCGACATCAGGTGCACCGGGTTCGAGGGAAGCGTTAGTTCTCTGCAGTCTTGCGGATGGTGGCCGGATCCACGACGACCTTCACCATGCCTTCAAAGGTAATGACTTTTCCCTTATCCGTCATCTTCAAAGACTGCGCAACAATCGAACCGCCGCGCATGCTGATTGCAATCGGCGCCTGGCTCTTCATCTCGCCCGCATTGATATCGAGATAAGCGGAACGGAAGTCCGCGGTTACGCCATTGTTCAGGGAAATCGTAAAGGGCGCGTTCATGTCCAGCGTATTTGCGCCCCGATCGTAAATGCCGCTTGCCGCATCCACCGTCGCCGTCGTTTCATCGTTGACCGGCATTTCCGCCCGGATCTTCTCCAGCGTGATCATGTTGGGATTGGCGATATCCTGCAGCGCGCGCTCGGCGCGCATCGAATAGCTGATGTCCTGCTTGTTGCGCCCGGAAATGGCGGGGTTCTGCATGACGATCTTGCCGTTCTCGATCGTGGCGGTCTCGATATTCAGCTCTTCGGGAAGAAAGGCGCGCACGACGGAAACGGCGACGAAGATCGCCGCGATCAGAACGGCGACCAGCGGCAGGGCAATCTTCAGCCGACGAACGCGCCGCGAGTGGCGTGCTGCGCGCGCATAGGCGTCCGTGACGGTCGGCCCTGAATGCGGCAGGGCGCCGGGGAAATGCACATCGTTCGCCATGAAAACCGTCTTCTGAACCACCATCAGCAGGCCGTCGAACGCAGCCGCGCGCCCGCATGGAATGCAGCCATGAATATGGAGATTGTTTGGGCGGCAGACAATGGAGGGGCCGAATCTTTAGAAAATCCGCACAAAAGCACCCCGTCGAGACAGGCTTGCCGCGCAGGGCGGCATTTCTCTTTCGTCGATTCTCCGCTAAGAGCGATGTCCCGCGCCGGCCGGGCGCTGCAAGAGGACGCTGTCATGGATCAACTGGGATTTGCCGATCGGCGGAGCCTGCGACGCAAGCTCGGCTTCTGGCGTCTTGCCACGATTCTTCTGATCGGGCTCGCGGCCGTCGCAGCCTTTCTGGCCTTTTCCCGGGCCGATGCCGGCGTCGGGCGCGACCATATCGCCCGGGTCAGCATCTCCGGCGTCATCCTCGATGACCGCGAGCTGGTCGAGCGGCTGAGCAGGATTGCCGAGACGAGCTCGGTCAAGGGCCTGATCGTCAGCATCAACTCACCGGGTGGGTCCACCTTCGGCGGAGAGGTGCTTTATGATGCGATCCGTAAGGTGGCGGAAAAGAAGCCCGTCGTCTCGGATGTCCGCACGCTTGCGGCCTCGGCCGGCTACATGGTCGCGCTCGCGGGCGATAGGATCGTGGCGGGTGACACATCGATCACCGGCTCGATCGGCGTCCTGTTCCAGTATCCGCAGGTCAAGACGCTGATGGACAAGATCGGCGTTTCGCTGGAGGAGATCAAATCCTCGCCGCTGAAGGCCGAGCCGAACCCCTTCCATCCGCCGAGCGACGCGGCGAAGGCGGTGATCCAGGCGATGATCGACGACAGCTACAATTGGTTCGTCGATCTGGTGGCCGAGCGGCGCCAGTTGCCGCGCCAGGAGGCGCTTGCGCTCGCCGACGGACGCATCTTCACCGGCCGGCAGGCGGTGGGCATGAAACTGATCGACGAACTGGGCGGCGAGCCGGCCCTGCGTGCCTTCTTCGAAAGCCGCAAGGTGGCCAGGGATCTGCCGATCGTCGATTGGGAACCGCCGAGCAACAGCCTCCCCTTCGGTCTCGGTTCGCTCAGCCTTGCCCTTCTCCAGTCGCTCGGGCTCGATCCGGCGCGGCTTGCCAGCAGCCTGCCGGACCTTGGCGCAGACAAGTTGTTTCTTGACGGTCTTGTTTCCGTTTGGCAGGTTGAAGGCCGCTAAGACTGCCGGCGGCTGATGCCGGAGGCGGCT
This region includes:
- a CDS encoding LptA/OstA family protein, with the translated sequence MPFAVALVAAAAPALAQQTNSRMSGLKLSNDQPIQIESDKLEIKDPESKAIFTGNVKVVQGATTLQAGNMVVYYKAGGGSISGGNAQIDRIEVDRKVFLQSGTQQATADSGQFNMAQQTLVLKGKQVVLSEGKNVFTGCQLNVSMATGEAQLEACGGRVQIQLDPKSQKTN
- the lptC gene encoding LPS export ABC transporter periplasmic protein LptC, encoding MANDVHFPGALPHSGPTVTDAYARAARHSRRVRRLKIALPLVAVLIAAIFVAVSVVRAFLPEELNIETATIENGKIVMQNPAISGRNKQDISYSMRAERALQDIANPNMITLEKIRAEMPVNDETTATVDAASGIYDRGANTLDMNAPFTISLNNGVTADFRSAYLDINAGEMKSQAPIAISMRGGSIVAQSLKMTDKGKVITFEGMVKVVVDPATIRKTAEN
- the sppA gene encoding signal peptide peptidase SppA, coding for MDQLGFADRRSLRRKLGFWRLATILLIGLAAVAAFLAFSRADAGVGRDHIARVSISGVILDDRELVERLSRIAETSSVKGLIVSINSPGGSTFGGEVLYDAIRKVAEKKPVVSDVRTLAASAGYMVALAGDRIVAGDTSITGSIGVLFQYPQVKTLMDKIGVSLEEIKSSPLKAEPNPFHPPSDAAKAVIQAMIDDSYNWFVDLVAERRQLPRQEALALADGRIFTGRQAVGMKLIDELGGEPALRAFFESRKVARDLPIVDWEPPSNSLPFGLGSLSLALLQSLGLDPARLASSLPDLGADKLFLDGLVSVWQVEGR